A stretch of Pseudomonadota bacterium DNA encodes these proteins:
- the mpl gene encoding UDP-N-acetylmuramate:L-alanyl-gamma-D-glutamyl-meso-diaminopimelate ligase — translation MNQQVRHIHMVAICGIGMGSLAGLLKSAGYHVTGSDENVYPPMSHQLADLQIPVSIGFNAANLEPRPDLVIIGNAAKPGNPEVEAVLAQGLPHMSFPEALAEYFICDRESLVVTGTHGKTTSTSMLSWVLESAGRSPSFMVGGVAKNFEKSFKTGEGRHFVVEGDEYQTAFFHKVPKFHYYRAKMAVINSMEFDHGDIFTDLAHIQETFRTHLIDRLPADGFLAVCTDYPAVKPLLTNVPCAVETYGLKTGASWLASDIVIGEEGTSFTVTHEGKLFGRFLLPMAGRHNVQNALGVIAICNRIGLGSDEIATGLASYEGVKRRQEIRGVVDDIIVMDDFAHHPTKVRETVKAVKARYPRRTVWAVWEPRTASSRRDFFQKDYVKSFDAADRVVVADVFLPEAIEPDRLFSSHRLVDDLVAAGKKAGFYPDADAIVEMMRREAQPGDVVLVMSNGAFGNIHDKLLRAFDERLSGEIAPVEDSGVHQTAREAVATQVSMKAEQADTEFRAPVLTLRAAPQPAV, via the coding sequence ATGAACCAACAGGTGCGGCACATCCACATGGTCGCGATTTGCGGAATCGGCATGGGTTCGCTTGCGGGCCTGCTGAAGTCGGCCGGTTATCACGTCACCGGGTCTGACGAGAACGTCTATCCGCCCATGTCGCACCAGCTGGCTGACCTGCAGATCCCCGTCTCCATCGGATTCAACGCCGCCAACCTCGAGCCGCGTCCTGACTTGGTCATCATCGGCAATGCCGCAAAGCCCGGCAATCCCGAGGTCGAGGCCGTGCTGGCGCAGGGCCTGCCGCACATGTCGTTCCCCGAGGCGCTGGCAGAGTACTTCATCTGCGACCGCGAGTCGCTGGTGGTGACCGGCACGCACGGCAAGACCACGTCGACGTCGATGCTCTCGTGGGTGCTCGAGAGCGCCGGACGCTCGCCCAGCTTCATGGTGGGCGGCGTGGCGAAGAACTTCGAGAAGAGCTTCAAGACCGGCGAGGGCCGCCACTTCGTCGTCGAGGGTGACGAGTACCAGACCGCCTTCTTCCACAAGGTGCCGAAGTTCCACTACTATCGCGCCAAGATGGCCGTCATCAACAGCATGGAGTTCGACCACGGCGACATCTTCACCGACCTCGCCCACATTCAAGAGACCTTCCGCACCCACCTCATCGACCGCCTGCCGGCCGACGGCTTCCTCGCCGTGTGCACCGACTACCCAGCCGTGAAGCCGCTGCTCACGAACGTTCCGTGCGCCGTCGAGACCTACGGGCTCAAGACGGGCGCCAGCTGGCTCGCCAGCGACATCGTCATCGGCGAAGAGGGAACCTCGTTCACGGTGACCCACGAGGGCAAGCTCTTCGGGCGCTTCCTGCTGCCGATGGCCGGACGCCACAATGTGCAGAATGCCCTCGGTGTCATCGCCATCTGCAACCGCATCGGCCTGGGCAGCGACGAGATTGCCACGGGACTCGCGTCGTATGAGGGCGTGAAGCGCCGTCAGGAGATCCGCGGCGTGGTCGACGACATCATCGTGATGGACGACTTCGCCCACCACCCCACCAAGGTGCGCGAGACCGTGAAGGCCGTGAAGGCCCGCTACCCGCGCCGCACCGTGTGGGCCGTGTGGGAGCCGCGCACGGCCTCGAGCCGCCGCGACTTCTTCCAGAAGGACTACGTCAAGTCGTTCGACGCCGCCGACCGCGTGGTGGTGGCCGATGTGTTCCTGCCTGAGGCCATCGAGCCGGATCGCCTGTTCAGTTCTCACCGCCTGGTCGACGACCTGGTGGCGGCGGGCAAGAAGGCGGGCTTCTACCCGGACGCCGACGCCATCGTCGAGATGATGCGCCGCGAGGCGCAGCCGGGCGACGTGGTGCTCGTGATGTCGAACGGCGCGTTCGGCAACATCCACGACAAGCTGCTACGCGCGTTCGACGAGCGCCTGAGCGGCGAGATCGCTCCGGTCGAAGACAGCGGCGTGCATCAGACCGCGCGCGAGGCCGTCGCAACCCAGGTGTCGATGAAGGCCGAGCAGGCCGACACCGAGTTTCGCGCGCCGGTGCTGACCCTGCGCGCAGCGCCGCAGCCGGCCGTCTAG